A segment of the Bacillus pseudomycoides genome:
TCTCTGTTTTTTCATTAGTAGATGTGTTGGTTTCTTTGTCACCGTTTTTCGTTGCAGATGTTTCATCAGCATTCGTTGTTTTTGCTTCTTCTTGTGCGTTCGTTTGTTCCTTTTTCACTTGATCTTTTTCTGCCGAGGGACTACAAGCTGTAATGGAGAGCATTGTACCAATTGCTAGTGATGCAATTGTGATTTTTTTCATTTTCATAAAAAGCCTCCTAGATTTACAATTTTATCCTCCCCTTTACGATTCTATTTCTTCATACAAATCCCTTTTTGTTCTATCTATCATCTTTCCGACAGAAATCCTCATATTCATACGCTATGTAATTGTGAATCTAATTTTACTATTCGACCTTTTTCTGCTTTTTTATACTTGTCTTTCTATAGTAAAAGTAAGAAAATATATTATTTTATAAAGAATGCACTCCGTATGACGACTATCCTTAAAACAATATTTCTCTATCAAAAACCTTTATTTTCTGACAATCTATTTATTTGAAGAAAACACAATTTTTTTATTTCTCAATCCTATTGTTTACATAATAAATTTATATGCTATTAGTAAAACCCTCCATTCGAATGAATTACTTGTCCCGTCACCCATTTTGCTTCCTCGCTTACTAAAAACTGTATGAGACGTGCTACATCCACAGGCTCTCCTATTCTTCCTGCTGGAAACTTGGTCACTAAATATGCCTGAGTTTCCTCAGTCATCCATCCTGTATTGGTCGGACCAGGATCAACAGCGTTTACTGTAATTCCTTTTTTCATTGCTACAGGGGCTACTGAAGTAGTGAAAGCTTCAATCGCTCCTTTCGTTGCTATATACGCAAGTTCATTCGGCATTGGACCTAACGATTGCCCAGATGTAAGGTTTACAATACTTCCACTTGTTTCAAGTGAATAATGATTAATAAATAGCGTACTTAATAGCATCGTAGCGCGCATATTTACCGTATAGTGCCTATCTAGTTGCTCTACATCAAGTTCCTCTACTGTAGTATCAGTGGAATAGGCAGCATTGTTAATGAGAATAGACGGCTCTCCTAATCGTTCTGATACCATATATAATAACCGGTTTGGTGCATATGATTGAGATAAATTTACCTCAGCCATTTCGCAGCGAACGCTATAACTTTCAATTTCTCTTTTCAATAAAAATGGCTCTTCATCATTCATACTCCATGGCATTTCCTTATCGTACCGAGGCCAATATGTAAAAAAAATATCGCTGCCTTTTTGAGCAAGCGCCTTACAAATCGCTGCTCCAATTCCATTTAAACGTGTTGCTCCTGTAACAATTGCTATTTTTGCCACTCGTGTCTCCCCCTATTTTACAAGGTAAAATATACCTTCTAGTAAATTAGAACCATAAGTCACATCTCTTACAAATAAATCCCCTGCATGAATACAGAGGATTTATCATTTTTCATTTAATATTCGCCAAAATGTGCTCTGCTCCTAACTGTAAACTACGTGTTACAATTACATTTATAATCGTAAATGCGATTAATAGAATACTAAACATTCCCCACATACCAATTTCAAAGAAAAAGTATAATCCACAAACCCCAGCTACGATTACTAGATCCATTAAAATGTTAGCAAGGAAATTCCATAAAGTTGTGTACCTGCTTTTAAACAATTTTTGTTCTGAATCCCAGTGTATATCCGCGGTTTGAGCGTCCCAGCGTGTACCGATTAAATTTGTTAACCACAGACCATTTGCACTTAGTAAAAACCATAACAACATAAAGATTGGTGAAACGCCCGCCACAATTATCATGATAAGGCCAAACACAGCTAAAATAGTTATGTTAATAAACCATGCTGTAAATACTTTTGCAAAAAATATGTCTGATGCCTTGACTGGTAAATAGCGATTCACAAACCACGAACTTCCATCCCGAGAAAAAGATGTTGTCGCAATGACATTACTTCCCATTAAGAATAAACCTGCACAGAAACCTATGCCAAGAGCTAGACCAGACCATTCTGGTTCTTTTATAAACTTAGTTAACCACTTTAAATTCCCCTCTTGTACGAAAAGTATAAAGAATAACATAATTGGCATCACAAAAGTTTGCACGATACAATTTATAAAAAATTGTGGTGTTCGGAATAAAACTTTGAACTCTTTTTTAACATAAGCTTTTATGTGTGAACTTTGTACAGTTGATTTTTTTAAGTTCTCTACTGAGATTGCTTCTTTTTTTGCAGTACTCGTTGACAGACCGATAACTCCTTTTAAATACGTACGCTGTGCAACATAGAAAAACAGTCCGAAAAATGCTAAAGAAATCACTGCAAAAATCAGAACATATATAATCCCTTTCCAAGAAGCATTTTCTATTAATCCCAGCGCACCAAAGTACGTTGTCGGAAAATAATTTGTCATCTGAACGAACAGAGAAGATTGATGATCAGCAAAGTAATTTGTCATCATATCTCCTGATACTGCGCTTTTGTTTCGCCACTGCATAAATACATTAATACCTACGACAAACAGTAAGGTTAATATTCCAATAAATATATTGCTACGATCTTTATTCTTAGCTATATTTGTATAACGCATAATAACTGTCATTAAGAGCGATGCAAGTACTAACGGAATGATAGGGAAAAATATGTAAATTAATAGTGCATATAAATAATATGTAATAAATGCACCACTTTGTACACCGTATACAATAAAGATTGGAAATAAAATGAAAGATCCCATTACATATTGTGTAATTAATACAGTAATAAATTTAGCCGTAATAATTTGCGATGGTTGCAGTGGTAAAGGTAATAAGGTTTCCACATCATTATTATAATAAAATACCGTTAAAATGTTCGTAATACTAATTACAAACACCCATATACTCGCAACAGCTAATCCCATTCCGATTATCGATGTTTCTTGTCCGATTGATGCCATTGCTGCATACATGCCATATGTAAGTGGACCGATAACGATAAAGCCAGCGAATAATAATGCTAAAAATGAAAATGCATACGCCCACCGCTTCTTTTTATCTGTTATGATATCTGCATAGTTTAATTTCAATAATACTTTTGTTAATGTCCAAATTTTATTCATTTCCAGTCATCTCCAAGAACATTTTCTCAAGTGATTCATTGGATTTAAAATGATCTCTCATTTCATTTAAATTACCTTGGAACTGCAAATTCCCCTTATTAATAATCGCAACTCGATCACATAATTTCTCAGCTACATCGAGCACGTGTGTTGAGAAAAATACTGTTTTTCCTTTATCTGCATGCTCTCTCATCATCTGTTTTAAAATAAACGCTGATTTTGGATCAAGTCCTGTCATCGGTTCATCCAAAATCCACACATCCGGATCATGCAGCAATACACCAATAATAATAATTTTCTGTCTCATTCCGTGTGAATAACTTTGAATTTGATCTGACAAAGCATTATAAAGATCAAACCTTTTTGTTAATGATTGAATTTTCTCCTGTCTGATTGCATTCGGAACCTCGTACATATCAGCCATAAAATTTAAATATTCGATTCCTTTTAAACGTAAAAACATATCCGGGCTATCCGGCACATAACCAAATGTTTTCTTTGCCCCTAAAGGATCCTTTGTTACATCTTTTCCATTGATCGAAATTGTTCCTTTATCTATCGCATGTATACCTGTTACCATCTTAATTGTTGTCGATTTCCCAGCACCATTTGGCCCTAAGAACCCAAAAATTTCGCCGCTTGGTACTGTTAAACTTAAATCTTTTACTGCATATGACGAACCATTATAACTTTTTGATACATTCACAATTTCAATCATATTATCCCATCCTTCCCTTAATTACCAATAAACTATATCTATATTATAGCATATTCCTATTTTTGTATTTTCGTGTTTTTCAGATTAAACATATTTTATCAGTTCATTAAGAAAAGTTATTCCCCATATTTATTTTGATTCTCCGATCGTTTCACATAATATTTGGCTAAAACCGCTGCTACGCAAAGACAAACGCTCTCGTTTTATATCAGTGTTTCAATCTATATATCTCTAACCATTAAAATAGATATATATACCTAGACCAACAATTAAAACAACTGCTAATAAAAGATAAATCATTGTAAGCCTTGTAATATTCCCTTTCGTTGCTTTACTATAATTTTCATCTCCATTTTTCCCAACTACTATTGTTCCAACAACTATTACTGCCACAATCATTAACATAATTAACATCCACTTAATCATACGTTGCCCCTCCCTTCCTCTTGCAACCATTTTACGATATTTTTACCATTAATAAACTATGAATATTAATTCTTTTCTGAACTCTTATTCGATAAATCATCATTAACACTTACCTTTTTCAACTATCTACATAAAAGATTTAATAGAAAATGTTACTACATTCTATATATGTATGTAACATACCTATAACATAGAAAGGCAAGAAATACTTTGCTAAAAAGAAGTCTACAAACATCCCTCCCTATATAATGTAAAGAAGGACGTTTGTAGACTCCTATGCATAACTCCAATATTAAAAAACATCTCAGTCTCCCTTCTCTCCTACAATCCCAATAATCTCAGTTAACTCACGGATTTCATATGTTGGTTGAATCCCTATATGATTTTCCTTACCAGATGGATTAAACCAGCAAGTATCAATTCCGTAATTTATTCCCCCTTGAATATCAGAAGTTAAAGAATCTCCTACAATTAACACTTTCGTTTTATCAGTAATCTTCAACTTAGAAAATGCATATTCGAAAACTCCTTGGTTCGGCTTCTGAAACCCAGCTTCTTCTGAAATGATAAGATGCTCAAAAGTATTACAAAGAGGAGATCCCTCTATTCTAGATTTTTGCACGGCAGTAAATCCATTTGTTATAATAGCTAGCCTACACCCAGTAAGACTATTGCACAAATCTACAGCTCCCGGTACAAGATGTACTTCTTTTCCTAAGTATGTAAGATATACACGATTAAATGTAGCCTCGTCGATCTCTAAGTTATGTTCTAAAAACAACCTTCTAAATCGCTCTACTCCCAATTCTGATAAAGTAGTAGTTCCCTGTTCTAAGTCTCTCCATAATACCTTACTAATCTCTTTATAGCTGTTTTTATAATCCACTAACCCCGTAGGTAATCCAAAATCTTCAAAAGCTTTATGTAGCGCATTTTTTTCTGACATACTGAAGTCAAATAGTGTATCATCCACATCGAAGAATATAACTTTGTATTTCATAGTTCCCTCCATTACTCATCTACTAATTAATAAAAACAATCCTGTAT
Coding sequences within it:
- a CDS encoding SDR family oxidoreductase; protein product: MAKIAIVTGATRLNGIGAAICKALAQKGSDIFFTYWPRYDKEMPWSMNDEEPFLLKREIESYSVRCEMAEVNLSQSYAPNRLLYMVSERLGEPSILINNAAYSTDTTVEELDVEQLDRHYTVNMRATMLLSTLFINHYSLETSGSIVNLTSGQSLGPMPNELAYIATKGAIEAFTTSVAPVAMKKGITVNAVDPGPTNTGWMTEETQAYLVTKFPAGRIGEPVDVARLIQFLVSEEAKWVTGQVIHSNGGFY
- a CDS encoding putative ABC transporter permease subunit encodes the protein MNKIWTLTKVLLKLNYADIITDKKKRWAYAFSFLALLFAGFIVIGPLTYGMYAAMASIGQETSIIGMGLAVASIWVFVISITNILTVFYYNNDVETLLPLPLQPSQIITAKFITVLITQYVMGSFILFPIFIVYGVQSGAFITYYLYALLIYIFFPIIPLVLASLLMTVIMRYTNIAKNKDRSNIFIGILTLLFVVGINVFMQWRNKSAVSGDMMTNYFADHQSSLFVQMTNYFPTTYFGALGLIENASWKGIIYVLIFAVISLAFFGLFFYVAQRTYLKGVIGLSTSTAKKEAISVENLKKSTVQSSHIKAYVKKEFKVLFRTPQFFINCIVQTFVMPIMLFFILFVQEGNLKWLTKFIKEPEWSGLALGIGFCAGLFLMGSNVIATTSFSRDGSSWFVNRYLPVKASDIFFAKVFTAWFINITILAVFGLIMIIVAGVSPIFMLLWFLLSANGLWLTNLIGTRWDAQTADIHWDSEQKLFKSRYTTLWNFLANILMDLVIVAGVCGLYFFFEIGMWGMFSILLIAFTIINVIVTRSLQLGAEHILANIK
- a CDS encoding ABC transporter ATP-binding protein translates to MIEIVNVSKSYNGSSYAVKDLSLTVPSGEIFGFLGPNGAGKSTTIKMVTGIHAIDKGTISINGKDVTKDPLGAKKTFGYVPDSPDMFLRLKGIEYLNFMADMYEVPNAIRQEKIQSLTKRFDLYNALSDQIQSYSHGMRQKIIIIGVLLHDPDVWILDEPMTGLDPKSAFILKQMMREHADKGKTVFFSTHVLDVAEKLCDRVAIINKGNLQFQGNLNEMRDHFKSNESLEKMFLEMTGNE
- a CDS encoding YjjG family noncanonical pyrimidine nucleotidase, whose protein sequence is MKYKVIFFDVDDTLFDFSMSEKNALHKAFEDFGLPTGLVDYKNSYKEISKVLWRDLEQGTTTLSELGVERFRRLFLEHNLEIDEATFNRVYLTYLGKEVHLVPGAVDLCNSLTGCRLAIITNGFTAVQKSRIEGSPLCNTFEHLIISEEAGFQKPNQGVFEYAFSKLKITDKTKVLIVGDSLTSDIQGGINYGIDTCWFNPSGKENHIGIQPTYEIRELTEIIGIVGEKGD